A DNA window from Pristis pectinata isolate sPriPec2 chromosome 29, sPriPec2.1.pri, whole genome shotgun sequence contains the following coding sequences:
- the LOC127584339 gene encoding transcriptional and immune response regulator-like — protein MSSAEECGPYSQLVSPLVYGQRFDTHLRKAALPDIFQSVNHTAMQRLFERSGDKKAEERARIICSNQSSEEISRALVALRVRRRVKLMQLFRMGWKSVKIFS, from the coding sequence ATGAGCTCAGCCGAAGAGTGCGGACCCTACTCTCAGCTGGTGAGCCCTCTGGTTTATGGCCAGCGGTTCGACACACATCTCCGCAAGGCAGCACTGCCTGACATCTTCCAGTCCGTCAACCACACGGCGATGCAGAGGCTCTTCGAGAGATCCGGCGACAAGAAAGCGGAGGAGAGGGCGCGGATCATCTGCTCCAACCAGAGCAGCGAGGAGATCAGCCGAGCCTTGGTGGCCCTCAGAGTCCGCAGGAGGGTGAAGCTCATGCAGTTGTTCCGCATGGGTTGGAAGTCGGTGAAAATCTTCTCGTAG